In one Pseudomonas purpurea genomic region, the following are encoded:
- a CDS encoding RHS repeat-associated core domain-containing protein produces MNPGVDSHTPHLTVIDGRGLPVRQVAYWRRDVSTLVPERRVTAQQHDAAGRLVAQRDPRLLAPTERPNLSTVYSLSGAVLLTDSVDAGWRLGLPGEAAQVLERWDGRGSHWQHEFDEQRRPTAIREQTRGAGATTVERLAYADNAPEFAERNQCGQLIRHDDPAGTQWFAAFGLMGGLLEQMRQFLSELDAPDWPVLVADRGKLFEPGVGATTRSRFNPVGEVIEQIDAKTNRQFFSQTVGGQLREVRLQLPKDPAPKTLVSEIQYNAHGQIERETAGNGVLTTLEYAAEDGRLSRLQAKRGNDDLQNLHYEYDPVGNVLSIEDAALPIRYFANQRIEPINRYCYDSLYQLIEATGWEAGAAHQGPSSSTSADPAAVGNYRQTYRYDAGNNLLELTHVGPQNPGHRLAAAAHSNRCLPVRNGVEPGEEDFRNGFDANGNLLNLQPGQALRWDLRNQLREVRPVERDSGPDDRECYFYGADGMRVRKVRSTHTKAQTVIAEVRYLPGLELRTHSGTGEVLQVISVQTGRGSVRALHWEAQRPAQIANDQQRYSLSDHLGSSTLELDHDAKVISQERYYPFGGTAWVDGEAVQVSYKTVRYSGKERDATGLYYYGFRYYVAWQQRWLNPDPAGEVDGLNMYRMVKSNPLTMQDVSGLAGESATYEVDLTRFSVGKLQDQLSVTSVSEFDRASKRYVRSTSFTVVEVGADKSPVSAEQAKEAALLFRKTYENWAGDADDSPWAKLSLDVRAKFTRYSDQADNVLGALDRRFTEGKTLPVAEDLRVRFFALVKNQEGEQARKIYGVLSVDVDTSDPKNIAVKFESPTPSPWTRHDLLQQLVKSGKSGDRTPARGIGKFMAINAMVRITKNLTPARGFGPVRNDRYIKEIRSYGGRTVAGK; encoded by the coding sequence ATGAACCCAGGTGTGGATTCACACACCCCGCACCTGACGGTCATTGACGGCCGTGGGTTGCCGGTGCGTCAGGTCGCGTATTGGCGGCGAGACGTCAGCACGCTCGTCCCCGAGAGGCGGGTGACTGCCCAGCAGCATGACGCCGCCGGGCGGTTGGTGGCGCAGCGTGATCCGCGATTGCTGGCGCCAACGGAGCGACCGAACCTGAGCACGGTTTACAGCCTGTCGGGGGCGGTGTTGCTGACGGACAGTGTCGATGCCGGGTGGCGTCTTGGGTTACCGGGTGAGGCCGCGCAGGTGCTGGAGCGCTGGGATGGTCGGGGCAGTCATTGGCAGCACGAGTTCGACGAACAACGGCGGCCGACGGCGATTCGTGAACAAACACGGGGAGCAGGCGCCACGACTGTGGAGCGCCTGGCCTACGCCGACAATGCGCCTGAATTTGCTGAGCGCAACCAGTGCGGGCAGCTGATTCGCCACGATGATCCGGCGGGCACGCAGTGGTTCGCGGCGTTTGGGCTGATGGGCGGGCTGCTGGAGCAGATGCGGCAGTTTCTGTCTGAGCTGGATGCCCCCGACTGGCCGGTGCTGGTGGCGGATCGAGGCAAGTTGTTTGAGCCGGGTGTTGGCGCCACGACCCGTTCACGCTTCAACCCAGTGGGCGAGGTGATCGAACAGATCGACGCCAAAACCAACCGACAGTTTTTCAGCCAGACCGTCGGCGGCCAGTTGCGTGAGGTTCGCCTTCAACTGCCCAAAGATCCCGCGCCGAAAACCCTGGTCAGCGAAATCCAGTACAACGCCCACGGCCAGATCGAGCGGGAAACCGCCGGTAACGGTGTACTCACCACGCTGGAATACGCCGCTGAAGATGGCCGCCTCAGTCGACTTCAGGCCAAACGCGGCAACGACGATCTGCAAAATTTGCACTACGAGTACGACCCGGTGGGCAACGTATTGAGCATCGAAGACGCCGCACTGCCAATTCGTTACTTCGCCAACCAGCGCATCGAACCGATCAACCGCTACTGTTACGACAGTCTCTACCAATTGATCGAAGCCACGGGTTGGGAGGCGGGTGCTGCCCATCAAGGTCCGTCTTCATCCACCAGCGCTGATCCCGCCGCCGTGGGCAATTACCGCCAGACCTATCGCTACGATGCGGGCAACAACTTGTTGGAATTGACCCACGTCGGCCCGCAAAACCCCGGCCATCGTCTGGCCGCTGCGGCGCACAGCAACCGTTGCCTGCCAGTGCGCAACGGCGTGGAACCGGGCGAGGAAGACTTTCGCAACGGCTTCGATGCCAACGGCAACCTGCTCAACCTGCAACCGGGGCAAGCCTTGAGGTGGGACCTGCGTAACCAGTTGCGCGAAGTGCGCCCGGTCGAGCGCGACAGCGGCCCCGATGATCGTGAGTGCTACTTTTACGGTGCCGACGGGATGCGCGTGCGCAAAGTGCGTTCGACACACACCAAGGCCCAAACGGTCATTGCAGAAGTCCGTTATCTGCCGGGCCTGGAACTGCGCACCCACAGCGGCACCGGCGAAGTCTTACAGGTGATCAGCGTTCAGACCGGGCGCGGCAGCGTGCGGGCGTTGCACTGGGAAGCGCAGCGCCCTGCGCAAATTGCCAACGACCAGCAGCGCTACAGCCTGAGCGATCATTTGGGTTCATCCACATTGGAGCTGGATCACGACGCGAAGGTCATCAGCCAGGAACGCTACTACCCATTCGGCGGCACAGCGTGGGTGGATGGCGAGGCGGTGCAGGTCAGTTACAAAACGGTGCGCTATTCGGGGAAAGAGCGGGATGCGACGGGGCTTTATTATTATGGGTTCAGGTATTACGTGGCGTGGCAGCAGCGGTGGTTGAATCCGGACCCGGCGGGTGAGGTGGATGGACTGAATATGTATCGCATGGTCAAGAGCAACCCATTGACGATGCAGGATGTGAGTGGATTGGCGGGAGAGAGCGCAACTTATGAGGTTGACCTCACCCGGTTCTCGGTAGGAAAGCTTCAGGACCAGCTTTCCGTAACGTCAGTTAGCGAGTTTGATAGAGCGAGCAAACGCTACGTCCGATCAACGAGTTTTACAGTGGTTGAGGTTGGGGCTGACAAAAGCCCTGTAAGTGCAGAGCAGGCGAAAGAAGCGGCGCTTTTGTTTAGAAAAACCTATGAGAACTGGGCGGGGGATGCAGATGATTCACCCTGGGCAAAGTTATCACTAGATGTGAGGGCTAAGTTTACCCGGTATTCCGATCAGGCAGACAACGTATTGGGTGCACTGGACAGACGATTCACGGAGGGAAAGACCTTGCCCGTAGCGGAGGATTTGCGTGTCCGTTTTTTTGCGCTGGTTAAAAATCAGGAAGGGGAGCAGGCACGAAAAATTTATGGCGTACTAAGCGTCGATGTCGATACGTCGGACCCCAAAAACATTGCTGTGAAGTTCGAATCGCCGACGCCATCACCTTGGACACGTCATGATCTGCTCCAGCAGCTGGTAAAATCTGGCAAGAGTGGAGACCGGACTCCCGCAAGAGGCATTGGCAAGTTCATGGCGATAAACGCGATGGTGCGAATCACCAAGAACCTGACACCCGCGCGAGGGTTTGGCCCTGTGCGAAATGATCGTTACATCAAAGAAATCAGAAGTTACGGAGGGCGAACCGTTGCTGGGAAATGA
- a CDS encoding RHS repeat-associated core domain-containing protein: protein MTASMNPALAPPHVGVSTRWMSGWRRADAGGNLQTFSRTQDGRLRDSHVQLSGQTARRPVVSAIEYNAEGRIEREVAGNGVRSILKYCPADGRQIERLDQCADGKPLQHLLYAYDRIGNVSSIEDLAMPVRFFANQRIDPISRYRYDSLYQVIEACGWEAGAANKGPGSASANDPAQLANYRQTFRYDVAGNLLGLTHVGAQHPGRELTAARYSNRCLPEREGRPPTEDEIAAAFDANGNLLAMYPGQDLTWNLRHQLHSVRPVVRASGHNDDECYRYDGAGQRVSKVRTLHSRGRSIVSQVRYLPGLELRNNRDGFEVLHVITVQGGLSSVQVLHWETPPPGDIPNDQLRLSLTDHVGSSTLELDGQARVISHETYYPFGETAWFAGQDAVESSYKTLRYSGKERDATGLYYYGFRYYAPGLQRWLNPDPAGAVDGLNRYRAMRNNPLFYRDADGLVPTPNQKTTDSVYHDLSREGVVHPLQAAGMQPIRNFFAGSEDVATQAYRREIPIALEELGAGGNQAFTNTHQAHVIAAARTQTASPSGAVLYHSGEVMSGVMSNVIGEEMTSHVMGPMSVAFNSPIESAQVLAERREAVASVMQVAGKLASFSRNPAVSTVGGLMVAYGRLMKVSESQTQMQYRQLSSPKVPVGEVAMASIIERAAPLSLADAGLSSADLTVLPRSSSSPSSLALRLLEAGFSVNGPAEAPAARPDVESKVPVRKLSRANSLGR from the coding sequence GTGACCGCCTCAATGAACCCGGCACTGGCGCCACCACACGTTGGCGTTTCAACCCGCTGGATGAGCGGCTGGCGCAGGGCCGATGCCGGGGGTAACCTTCAAACCTTCAGCCGAACCCAGGATGGCCGCTTGCGTGACAGCCATGTGCAGTTGAGCGGTCAGACGGCTCGACGTCCCGTGGTCAGTGCCATCGAGTACAACGCCGAAGGCCGGATCGAGCGCGAAGTGGCCGGAAATGGTGTCCGCAGCATTCTCAAATATTGCCCTGCCGACGGGAGGCAGATTGAACGGCTGGACCAATGTGCGGATGGCAAACCGCTGCAACACCTGCTCTATGCCTATGACCGCATCGGCAATGTATCGAGCATTGAAGACCTGGCGATGCCGGTTCGTTTTTTCGCCAATCAACGCATCGACCCCATCAGCCGCTATCGCTACGACAGCCTTTACCAAGTGATTGAAGCCTGCGGCTGGGAGGCGGGCGCCGCGAACAAGGGGCCAGGCAGTGCTTCTGCGAATGATCCCGCGCAACTTGCCAACTACCGACAGACGTTCCGTTATGACGTGGCCGGCAATCTGTTGGGGTTGACCCATGTGGGCGCGCAGCATCCGGGCCGTGAATTGACCGCTGCCCGCTACAGCAACCGTTGCCTGCCCGAGCGTGAAGGGCGGCCGCCCACGGAAGATGAAATTGCGGCGGCATTCGACGCCAACGGTAACCTGCTGGCGATGTACCCAGGGCAGGACCTGACGTGGAACCTGCGTCACCAGTTGCACTCGGTCCGTCCGGTCGTGCGTGCTTCGGGCCACAACGATGACGAATGTTACCGCTATGACGGGGCCGGGCAGCGCGTCTCCAAGGTCCGAACCCTGCACAGCCGTGGGCGCAGTATCGTCAGCCAGGTGCGTTATTTGCCGGGGCTGGAGCTGCGTAACAACCGGGACGGTTTTGAAGTGCTGCACGTCATCACCGTTCAGGGTGGGCTGAGCAGCGTGCAGGTGCTGCACTGGGAAACCCCGCCTCCCGGCGACATTCCCAACGATCAGTTGCGTCTGAGCCTGACCGATCATGTCGGCTCCAGCACCCTTGAACTCGATGGGCAGGCCCGCGTCATCAGCCACGAAACCTATTATCCGTTTGGCGAAACCGCCTGGTTTGCCGGGCAGGATGCCGTTGAAAGCAGTTACAAGACCCTTCGTTATTCGGGCAAGGAACGGGATGCTACCGGCCTGTATTACTACGGGTTCAGGTACTACGCCCCCGGGTTGCAACGCTGGCTCAATCCCGACCCGGCTGGTGCCGTCGATGGCCTGAACCGTTATCGGGCGATGCGCAACAATCCGTTGTTCTATCGGGATGCGGACGGGTTGGTGCCCACGCCGAACCAAAAAACCACGGATTCGGTTTATCACGATCTGTCCCGCGAGGGCGTCGTTCACCCGTTGCAGGCCGCTGGCATGCAGCCTATCCGCAACTTTTTTGCAGGCAGCGAGGACGTGGCGACGCAGGCTTACCGTCGTGAAATCCCCATTGCGCTGGAGGAATTGGGAGCGGGCGGTAACCAGGCATTCACCAATACCCATCAAGCCCATGTGATCGCCGCCGCAAGAACCCAGACCGCATCGCCATCCGGTGCAGTGCTGTATCACTCCGGTGAGGTGATGTCCGGCGTGATGAGCAACGTAATCGGCGAAGAGATGACCAGCCACGTGATGGGGCCGATGTCGGTGGCCTTCAACAGCCCGATCGAATCGGCACAGGTACTGGCTGAGCGACGAGAAGCCGTGGCCAGCGTGATGCAGGTAGCGGGGAAGTTGGCGTCATTTTCGCGAAACCCGGCAGTGAGTACCGTGGGTGGGCTGATGGTGGCGTATGGCCGGTTGATGAAAGTGTCGGAGTCTCAGACTCAGATGCAGTACAGGCAGTTGAGCTCGCCTAAAGTGCCCGTGGGTGAGGTCGCAATGGCGAGCATTATCGAGCGAGCGGCGCCTCTTTCGCTGGCGGACGCCGGGTTGTCCTCAGCTGATTTGACGGTACTGCCACGCTCATCGAGTTCACCGAGTTCACTTGCGCTGCGTCTTCTGGAGGCAGGATTCAGTGTGAACGGACCTGCCGAAGCACCTGCCGCCCGACCCGATGTCGAGTCTAAAGTGCCTGTGCGCAAACTGAGCAGAGCCAACTCCCTTGGACGTTGA
- a CDS encoding alginate biosynthesis protein AlgA — protein MEIIGVQSGSYLGEDDIERFEDIYGRSTPIERGVSVKTIAQ, from the coding sequence CTGGAAATCATCGGGGTGCAATCGGGGAGTTATCTGGGTGAGGACGATATCGAGCGGTTTGAGGATATCTATGGTCGGTCCACGCCGATTGAGCGGGGGGTGTCGGTGAAAACCATCGCGCAGTAA
- a CDS encoding RHS repeat-associated core domain-containing protein, translated as MPVQTLTLHHHTPTLTVADPRGLAVRSVGYCRSAIAGPLEGRVNRTAYDGAGRAVAQWDPRLLAGVSAPANLATVYSLSGKALSTTSVDAGWRASLLGEADQPVQGWDGRGSLRRSEYDDQLRPLAVFEQALGDRPLCAERFSYGSADPACAAHNQCGQLIRHDDPAGTQWFAAFGLTGGLLEQTRQFLSALDAPDWPEPVADRGKLLEPGVGATTRSRFNPLGEVIEQIDAKTNRQLFSQTVAGQLREVRLQLPKDPAPKTLVSEIQYNAHGQIERETAGNGVLTTLEYAAEDGRLSRLQAKRGNDELQNLRYEYDPVGNVLSIEDAALPIRYFANQRIEPINRYGYDSLYQLIEATGWEAGAAHQGPSSSVAADPAAVGNYRQTYRYDAGNNLPELTHVGPQNPGHRLAAAAYSNRCLPVRNGVEPGEEDFRNGFDANGNLLNLQPGQALSWDLRNQLREVRPVERDSGADDSERYFYGADGMRVRKVRSTHTKAQTVTAEVRYLPNLELRTHSGTGEALQVISVQAGRGSVRVLHWEAQRPAQIANDQQRYSLSDHLGSSTLELDQDAKVISQERYYPFGGTAWADGEAVQVSYKTVRYSGKERDATGLYYYGFRYYMPWLQRWVNPDPAGAIDGLNLYSMVGNSPISYRDADGLELLPSKAAGKVKSGALKTLEIEVNTFNLFFFKAQLQKKTVKVLDGASGLYKGSDDFEVVEIGVGTREDQRGRKESGVMDTEEMKGVLGNYRKKYAGLAKSPIVTKAKDAAKQKWNFKAGEYISELLSDSVSREGIIRVMDLMSGRKPDTRLFALINKSDRDKEPAQRKVYGFTMMTLTFPLENEDAELTVDFTVIDPGSQLSGEQLCRAIDEEGIAKDTLSLRGAGTYLTMNALSQVNETVNLKKIRTQAINPRSQAMALGWGDARPL; from the coding sequence ATGCCGGTTCAGACGCTCACGCTACACCACCACACCCCGACGCTGACGGTCGCAGACCCTCGGGGGTTGGCGGTGCGGTCAGTGGGTTATTGCCGCAGTGCCATTGCAGGTCCGCTCGAAGGGCGAGTCAACCGCACAGCCTATGACGGCGCCGGGCGAGCGGTGGCCCAGTGGGATCCGCGATTGCTGGCGGGTGTTTCGGCGCCGGCCAACCTGGCCACGGTCTATTCCTTGTCCGGCAAGGCGTTGAGCACGACCAGCGTTGATGCCGGGTGGCGTGCCAGTCTGTTGGGCGAAGCCGATCAGCCGGTGCAGGGCTGGGATGGTCGTGGCAGTCTGCGCCGGAGCGAATATGACGATCAGTTGCGCCCGTTGGCGGTGTTTGAGCAGGCGCTGGGCGACCGACCGTTGTGTGCTGAGCGTTTTAGCTATGGCAGTGCCGATCCGGCCTGCGCCGCGCATAACCAGTGCGGGCAATTGATTCGTCACGATGATCCGGCGGGCACGCAGTGGTTCGCGGCATTTGGGTTGACGGGCGGGCTGCTGGAGCAGACGCGGCAGTTTCTGTCCGCGCTGGATGCCCCCGATTGGCCGGAGCCTGTGGCGGATCGAGGCAAGTTGCTTGAGCCGGGTGTTGGCGCCACGACCCGTTCACGCTTCAACCCATTGGGCGAGGTGATCGAACAGATCGACGCCAAAACCAACCGGCAGCTGTTCAGCCAGACCGTCGCCGGTCAGTTGCGTGAGGTTCGCCTTCAACTGCCCAAAGATCCCGCGCCGAAAACCCTGGTCAGCGAAATCCAGTACAACGCCCACGGCCAGATCGAGCGGGAAACCGCCGGCAACGGTGTACTCACCACGCTCGAATACGCCGCTGAAGATGGCCGCCTCAGCCGACTTCAGGCCAAACGCGGCAACGACGAGCTGCAAAACCTGCGCTACGAGTACGACCCGGTGGGCAACGTGCTGAGCATCGAAGACGCTGCGCTGCCGATTCGTTACTTCGCCAATCAGCGCATCGAGCCGATCAACCGTTACGGCTATGACAGCCTTTATCAACTGATCGAAGCCACGGGTTGGGAGGCGGGTGCTGCCCATCAAGGTCCGTCTTCATCCGTTGCCGCCGACCCCGCCGCGGTTGGCAATTACCGCCAGACCTATCGCTATGACGCTGGCAATAACCTGCCGGAACTGACCCATGTCGGCCCGCAAAACCCCGGCCATCGTCTGGCCGCTGCGGCGTACAGCAACCGTTGCTTGCCAGTGCGCAACGGCGTGGAACCGGGCGAGGAAGACTTTCGCAACGGCTTCGATGCCAACGGCAACCTGCTCAATCTGCAACCGGGGCAAGCCTTGAGTTGGGACCTGCGTAACCAGTTGCGCGAAGTGCGCCCGGTCGAGCGCGACTCCGGAGCCGACGATAGCGAGCGCTACTTTTACGGTGCCGACGGGATGCGCGTGCGCAAAGTGCGCTCGACACACACCAAGGCCCAAACGGTGACCGCAGAAGTCCGTTATCTGCCGAATCTGGAACTGCGTACTCACAGCGGCACCGGCGAAGCGTTACAGGTGATCAGCGTTCAGGCCGGGCGCGGCAGTGTGCGGGTGTTGCATTGGGAAGCGCAGCGCCCTGCACAAATCGCCAACGACCAGCAGCGCTACAGCCTGAGCGATCATTTGGGTTCATCCACATTGGAGCTGGATCAGGACGCCAAGGTCATCAGCCAGGAACGCTACTACCCGTTCGGCGGCACGGCGTGGGCGGATGGCGAGGCGGTGCAGGTCAGTTACAAGACGGTGCGCTACTCGGGGAAAGAGCGGGATGCGACGGGGCTTTATTATTATGGGTTCAGGTATTACATGCCTTGGTTACAGCGGTGGGTGAATCCGGATCCGGCGGGAGCTATTGATGGGCTTAATCTGTATAGCATGGTTGGTAATAGCCCGATCAGTTACAGAGATGCAGATGGTCTGGAGCTGCTGCCGTCTAAAGCCGCAGGCAAAGTTAAGTCAGGCGCTCTTAAAACGCTGGAAATAGAGGTTAATACTTTTAATTTGTTTTTCTTTAAGGCTCAGCTTCAAAAAAAGACTGTAAAAGTTTTGGATGGGGCATCAGGCTTATATAAGGGGAGCGACGATTTTGAAGTTGTAGAAATCGGGGTGGGTACCAGAGAAGATCAGCGCGGGCGAAAAGAGTCTGGCGTCATGGATACTGAAGAAATGAAGGGTGTACTGGGGAACTACAGGAAAAAATATGCGGGCCTGGCCAAGTCCCCCATCGTTACGAAAGCCAAAGACGCTGCTAAACAGAAATGGAACTTCAAGGCTGGCGAGTATATTTCAGAGCTCCTGTCGGATTCGGTGAGCCGGGAAGGGATCATACGGGTTATGGATTTGATGTCGGGGAGGAAACCAGACACACGGCTGTTTGCGCTCATTAATAAATCGGACCGTGATAAGGAGCCTGCGCAACGTAAGGTTTATGGCTTCACGATGATGACCCTGACATTCCCTTTAGAAAACGAGGATGCAGAATTGACGGTCGATTTTACCGTGATTGATCCAGGCTCTCAGTTGAGTGGAGAGCAATTATGTCGTGCCATCGACGAAGAAGGGATAGCGAAAGATACCTTAAGCCTTCGTGGTGCCGGAACTTACTTGACGATGAATGCATTGAGTCAAGTCAATGAAACTGTAAATCTAAAAAAAATCAGGACACAAGCGATAAACCCTCGCTCGCAAGCTATGGCCCTTGGATGGGGAGATGCGCGGCCTCTGTAA
- a CDS encoding short-chain dehydrogenase, translating into MTDRIALTGNDCAIPTLFIDTRAPLDELHASAAHRILAVTQMMESLAAMDVRRCTPVDLQQMAHGAALLLRDGCDLLDVLGRRLRGSR; encoded by the coding sequence ATGACCGACCGTATCGCCCTGACCGGTAACGACTGTGCCATTCCGACCTTGTTCATCGACACCCGGGCGCCGCTGGATGAACTCCATGCCAGCGCGGCGCACCGTATTCTGGCGGTTACGCAAATGATGGAAAGCCTGGCCGCGATGGATGTGCGCCGGTGCACACCGGTCGACTTGCAACAAATGGCCCACGGCGCGGCATTGTTGCTGCGCGACGGTTGCGACCTGCTGGACGTGCTGGGACGCAGGTTGCGTGGCAGTCGATGA
- a CDS encoding RHS repeat-associated core domain-containing protein has translation MQAQMLTLHRHTPTLTVADPRGLAVRSVGYCRSAIAGPLEGRVNRTAYDGAGRAVAQWDPRLLAGVSVPANLATVYSLSGKALSTTSVDAGWRASLLGEADQPVQGWDGRGSQRRSEYDDQLRPLAVFEQALGDRPLCTERLGYGGSDPACAERNQCGQLIRHDDSAGTQWFAAFGLMGGLLEQMRQFLSELDAPDWPELVADRGKLLEPGVGATTRSRFNPVGEVIEQIDAKTNRQFFSQTVGGQLREVRLQLPTDPAPKTLVSAIRYNAHGQIERETAGNGVLTMLEYTAEDGRLSRLQAKRGNDDLQNLHYEYDPVGNVLSIEDAALPIRYFANQRIEPINRYRYDSLYQLIEATGWEAGAAHQGPSSSTSADPAAVGNYRQTYRYDAGNNLLELTHVGPQNPGHRLAAAAHSNRCLPVRNGVEPGEEDFRNGFDANGNLLNLQPGQALSWDLRNQLCEVRPVERDSGPDDRERYLYGADGMRVRKVRSTHTKAQTVIAEVRYLPGLELRTHSGTGEVLQVISVQAGRGSVRVLHWEAQRPAQIANDQQRYSLSDHLGSSTLELDHDAKIISQERYYPFGGTAWADGEAVQVSYKVVRYSGKERDATGLYYYGFRYYASSLQRWLNPDPAGQVDGLNIYRMVRNNPVSLKDSDGRQSDFKNLFKPEQGDLIFGMYKIVERRYLSSYARFIRRGDVLGMYFTRKDTEGLVGDLAKMRSGYVSFEYLAHLATEEGSGDLDELAHSLDDEGWGNIVSKVEKGHEYWSIKHDQIKRQISNVGESYYETIRSSQDSLMSSKVHRQFSQAFAAELSGGKYSVSETFKKYHEGDDKVFLFKFVSRASKAGLSTILNSEGTAVVHFMLDGLDMGQVVNKTTPSLTSSELRYLYRNRGKLADKVLFYQNGKLVDAPWRADRSVWDRYKPKSESSSGV, from the coding sequence ATGCAGGCTCAGATGCTCACCTTACACCGCCACACCCCGACGCTGACGGTCGCAGACCCTCGGGGGCTGGCGGTGCGGTCAGTGGGTTACTGCCGCAGTGCCATTGCAGGTCCGCTCGAAGGGCGAGTCAACCGCACAGCCTATGACGGCGCCGGGCGAGCGGTGGCCCAGTGGGATCCGCGATTGCTGGCGGGCGTCTCGGTGCCGGCCAACCTGGCCACGGTCTATTCCTTGTCCGGCAAGGCGTTGAGCACGACCAGCGTTGATGCCGGGTGGCGTGCCAGTCTGTTGGGCGAAGCCGATCAGCCGGTGCAGGGCTGGGATGGGCGAGGCAGTCAGCGCCGGAGCGAGTACGACGATCAGTTGCGCCCGTTGGCGGTGTTTGAGCAGGCGCTGGGCGACCGACCGTTGTGTACTGAGCGTTTGGGTTATGGCGGTTCTGATCCGGCCTGCGCCGAGCGCAACCAGTGTGGGCAGCTGATTCGCCACGATGACTCGGCGGGCACGCAGTGGTTCGCGGCGTTTGGGCTGATGGGCGGGCTGCTGGAGCAGATGCGGCAGTTTCTGTCTGAGCTGGATGCCCCCGACTGGCCGGAGCTGGTGGCGGATCGAGGCAAGTTGCTTGAACCGGGTGTTGGCGCCACGACCCGTTCACGCTTCAACCCAGTGGGCGAGGTGATCGAACAGATCGACGCCAAAACCAACCGACAGTTTTTCAGCCAGACCGTCGGCGGCCAGTTGCGTGAGGTTCGCCTGCAACTGCCAACAGATCCCGCGCCGAAAACCCTGGTCAGCGCCATCCGGTACAACGCCCACGGCCAGATCGAGCGGGAAACCGCCGGTAACGGTGTACTCACCATGCTGGAATACACCGCTGAAGATGGCCGCCTCAGCCGACTTCAGGCCAAACGCGGCAACGATGATCTGCAAAACTTGCACTATGAGTACGACCCGGTGGGCAACGTACTCAGCATTGAAGACGCCGCACTGCCAATTCGTTACTTCGCCAACCAGCGCATCGAACCGATCAACCGCTACCGTTACGACAGTCTCTACCAATTGATCGAAGCCACGGGTTGGGAGGCGGGTGCTGCCCATCAAGGTCCGTCCTCATCCACCAGCGCCGATCCCGCCGCGGTGGGCAATTACCGCCAGACCTATCGCTACGATGCGGGCAACAACTTGTTGGAATTGACCCACGTCGGCCCGCAAAACCCCGGCCATCGTCTGGCCGCTGCGGCGCACAGCAACCGTTGCCTGCCGGTGCGCAACGGCGTGGAACCGGGCGAGGAAGACTTTCGCAACGGCTTCGATGCCAACGGCAATCTGCTCAACCTGCAACCGGGGCAAGCCTTGAGTTGGGACCTGCGCAATCAGTTGTGTGAAGTGCGGCCAGTCGAGCGCGACAGCGGCCCCGATGATCGCGAGCGCTACCTCTACGGTGCCGACGGGATGCGCGTGCGCAAAGTGCGTTCGACACACACCAAGGCCCAAACGGTCATTGCAGAAGTCCGTTATCTGCCAGGTCTGGAACTGCGCACCCACAGCGGTACTGGCGAAGTGTTGCAGGTGATCAGCGTTCAGGCCGGGCGCGGCAGTGTGCGGGTGTTGCACTGGGAAGCGCAGCGCCCTGCGCAAATTGCCAACGACCAGCAGCGCTACAGCCTGAGCGATCATTTGGGTTCATCCACATTGGAGCTGGATCACGACGCGAAGATCATCAGCCAGGAACGCTACTACCCGTTCGGCGGCACGGCGTGGGCGGATGGCGAGGCGGTGCAGGTCAGCTACAAAGTGGTGCGCTATTCAGGGAAAGAGCGGGATGCGACGGGGCTTTATTATTATGGGTTCAGGTATTACGCATCGTCGTTACAGCGTTGGCTTAATCCGGATCCGGCGGGTCAAGTTGATGGGCTTAATATTTATAGAATGGTTCGAAACAATCCTGTGAGCCTCAAGGACAGCGACGGAAGGCAAAGTGATTTTAAGAATCTGTTCAAGCCCGAACAGGGTGATCTGATTTTTGGAATGTACAAAATTGTAGAGCGGCGCTATTTAAGTTCGTATGCAAGGTTTATACGTCGCGGGGATGTTCTGGGGATGTACTTTACGAGAAAAGATACCGAAGGTCTGGTGGGGGATCTCGCTAAGATGCGTAGTGGATATGTGTCATTCGAATACCTTGCGCATTTAGCAACTGAAGAGGGAAGTGGCGATCTGGACGAGTTAGCTCATAGTTTAGATGATGAAGGTTGGGGGAATATAGTCTCTAAAGTTGAAAAGGGACATGAGTATTGGTCAATAAAGCATGATCAAATTAAACGTCAAATTTCTAATGTTGGAGAAAGTTACTATGAGACAATCAGGTCAAGTCAGGATTCACTAATGTCGAGCAAAGTACACAGGCAGTTTTCTCAAGCATTTGCAGCGGAGCTTTCCGGTGGAAAATACTCAGTGTCTGAAACTTTCAAGAAGTATCACGAAGGCGATGATAAGGTTTTTTTATTCAAGTTTGTAAGTCGGGCAAGTAAGGCGGGTTTGTCGACGATATTGAATTCTGAGGGTACGGCTGTTGTTCATTTTATGCTTGATGGGTTGGATATGGGGCAGGTAGTGAACAAGACTACTCCGTCACTCACCTCTTCAGAACTGCGCTATTTATACCGTAATCGCGGAAAATTGGCAGACAAAGTATTGTTTTATCAAAATGGCAAGCTCGTGGATGCACCTTGGAGGGCTGATCGGAGTGTGTGGGATCGGTACAAACCTAAAAGTGAGTCGTCGTCGGGCGTGTAG